The Phragmites australis chromosome 1, lpPhrAust1.1, whole genome shotgun sequence genomic interval CTGATCGATTGCCGCCACGGTTAACACCCTCCcctctgccccccccccccccccccacaacaaaaaaaaatgttttttttttcaaaagaagcTATCTGTGACCCTAAAGATTATTTTTCTTAATGCTAGGTACAAATCAAGTAACATGCTCACCAGAACAAAGCAACATTCAGGCTTAAGAATGTAATTACCTTGGCAACAGCCTTGGGGGGGTATTCTCCTCCAAGCCTTGGATCTATACACTGTTTCACCTTGTCTTCACTAAGCCTTGGGATAGCCTGCATCTCAATATGAACAGGTTAGCTGATGCATCCTATAAAGAAATTAGACCATTCACCAGTAAATGCACGCATCATGTGTACCCATGTCACAAGGTTCTGCTGCCTATGCGGCGGTGGAGGGTCACCTACTGTGCGGCCAGTTAAAAGCTCCAACAGTACAACCCCGAAGCTGTAGATATCACTCTTTTTTCTATACTCTCCTCCCATCACGCACCTAACAAAAACCAAAGAAGGAAAGAGCATATAAGTAGGAGCATTCATATAGTTGTCAAAGCATGGGCCCTGCTGTAATAATCTGAAAGCATGGAAACATTTTGTTGCATACTCAGGTGCTTCATAGCCAAAACCATACTGAGGACGAATCCGGTCATAACCGTAGAAATCATCCCTGTTAGGGGTCAGCTCTTTGGAGACACCGAGATCACCTATTTTTGCGACATCATCGTCGAAGAGAAATATGTTGCTGGACTTTATGTTGGTGTGGATGACGGGAGGTTTAGCCTTCTCATGGAGGAACTCAAGCCCTTTTGCAGCACTTATGGCAATCTTCACGCGCTGCAACCATGACAGAGGTGGTCCTGGTTGGGCTCCCTTAACAACCCTTTTACCTATGATCATGAACTTGAAGAATATGAGCGGTGTTTCCCAAGTCTGATAGTTTATAGATTATTCAACAGATGAGCAATGGGATCAACACAAATGACCTAACATTTTAGCATGTGTCAAGCTACTGATGTATTGTCTGAACAGAATGCATCAAGTGATCAATCTAGGAGCTTATGAAAGTAAAAGCTTGTAGTACTCCTTACCATGAAGAATATCATGCAAGGAGCCCCTTGATGCGTACTCATAAGCAAGAATACGAGTGTCCCCTTTGACATAATATCCAAGAAGTTGCACAACATTGTCATGCTTGCACATTCCTAAAATAGTCGGAACCTGCAACACAAGTGAAATTTAGAAGGTAATCCCTTGCTGCACGTAATAATAAATGAAGAACATTGGCTGAAAAAGTGAAAAAGCAAGGCACGCAGGCATGACCTGTACTTGAATTTTTTCAGTAGGATAGAGATTCTTTACTGCACATTCCCGTCCATCTCGAAGCACTCCAATGAAAACTCTAGCGTATGACCCCTGTCCTATTAGAATATCACTACTGAAGTTCCTGGTTATTTTATTCAGTTCTTCCAGGGAAATGTTTGATAGAGCAGTTGGAAGAGTTTTGGCAGTGTCGTTGACAGGGGTAGGGGCTGTGACGTGGCTAGGTTCATTGTTGCGACCAACTGCATTGGAAAAATGGAATGAACAAAATTACAATAAGCTAAGGTGATTCTGCTCACAAAACTCTTGTTTCATTGGTTTTTTTCGATTTGTTTCATTGGTATAATTAGCTCAACAAACATCATATTTTGACAAACGAGGTGTACAATTTAAATTCATCCATCGTGATATAGATTTACACAGTATCCTGAGAAATTGAAAAACAGAACTTCATTTACTTCCTTTGTTACTAAATGTGAGTTAGCTTTTACTTTCATAGTCTACAATGGAATGCATTAAACAtaataaaaacaataaaaaattatgtactATGAAAGTATTTTGTAAGAAATAATAATGGTGAAAGTCCTAAAAGTTTGACAGCACAGAATTTCATGGCGACCAATATTCAGTGAAGGAGGGCATATGTGTTGAGGATTTATGGTTGCAAATTTATTGTGTTTAAAGGTACCTAAATGTTAAGTACTGCAGTTTGTGCTGTTTGTGTGTTGAGGGAGGGATAAAGAGGAGACCATGCAGTTAGATGGTCAAGCATGATATTGAACGAAGCTGTTAAAATGCTgcttcttttgcttgttgttgATGGAGTCTCTAGGTGTCAGGGTGAGTCTCATCTTTCTGTAGCTAGGTGCTTTTGTGACGTGGTGTTGTTAGGTGTTCTGGTGGTGCTCTTCATCTCAGGGTGTGGTGTCCTTTTGGGAGGGGTGTAACTCTGCTTTTCTCTCTGAAATGAATGGGCAGAGCTCCTGCCATCCGTTTCAGAAAAAAATGCTGCTTGTATTGAGAGGTTTTGTTTTGTTTACCAGTGAGTTTGCTTCTGATACTTTGAGCTGAAGCGATGATCCGGAGACGGGAAAGTACATCGCTTATTTCTGGCCGCTTTTGGAGATCAAGTTGTAAGCATTCAATTGCAATGGCAATGGCCTCGTGAAGAAAGCACCTGCCTTGTTCATCATAAACCTTGCCAAAGATGTCTATTGCATTACGGTTTGATCTATAAGTATCAAGGAAGTCTGTGGTAAGGATATGAGCTGTCCCAGCAGACATGTATCTCACTGTCTTCCAAGTGATGAGTTCCAAAAGAACTACTCCAAAGCTATAAACATCAGATTTCGGGTTGAACAGCTGACCAGAAACATTGCTTGGGTCTAAATAATACCTTTCTGATCCGTGGTCATGAATATGAAAAGCAAAGATGTTAGTTCGCTGCATAACTGAAAGGCCAAGAAATGTTGACAAGTTCGCATTGAAGACTTTTGGCACAAAGTTCCTGTCCAGAAATATATTGGCAGACCTGAAATTTCCCAAGAGGCTGGCGCCACACAAATCAGGATTTTCAGCTGCATATGAATGGATATGAACCAGGCCCTCTGCGCACTGCACTGCTATCAACAGACGAAGATGAAGAGGAAGTTTTTCCGTGGAACAGATAGTCTCATAAAGGTTTCTGTTAGAGAATGATAGAGAACCATTGTTAGACTGGGATAACTCACTGCAAGATTCGTATACACACTCTGAAACAGATTTCCCTAAGTGGAAGCCAACAACATTCACAACGTTTCTGTGATTCTTTCGACTCAATATGCTCATAGTCTTCAGAAACATCTCTCTGTCAGTTTCGGAGCGTGTTCTAAGTTGTTCTACTATAACTGGATGACCGTTGCCAAGGACTCCATTGTATAGATGTTCACGCAACTCTACCCTGAAGGCCATGCTGTAGTTTCTAGTCATCTTCTTCATTTCATCTTCTTCGAATATATTTAGATTGCCAAACTGGTGTGCAGCTGACCCTACTTTCTTTGAGGAAATTGAGTTGATTGGACTTGGATTTCCTTGTTCGCCCTGCAGAGCATTCCTAATCATCCGTAAACTGATTGCAACTTCAATCATTTCAGGGCGCATTTTGGCGTCCCTCCTCAAGCATTCAGCTGCTAACTTTCCAATGTCTCTGAGAAACTTCATGTTTTTTGCATCGTTGATTTCCGCATCGAACATATGCAGCACATCCTCCCCTTTTTCAAGCGCCCCATTGAAACATTGAGTGAGGATAATGGTCCCATCCACTGCTTTCTTTCTGGTGATAATTTCCAGCAAAACCACTCCGAAACTGTAAACATCGCTCTTTGGGGTTAGAATTCCACTCTCACAGTATGCGGGATCAAGGTAACCTATGGAACCAATGATATTTATGGTATGCTGGGCCCCATTAGCACAAAGTAATCTTGCTATTCCAAAATCTGATATCTTTGGTGTAAGATTTTCGTCTAACAGTATATTTTCAGGTTTGATGTCACCATGAAGAACGGGACTATACATCGAATGCATGCACCATAGGACTTCAGCAACCTCGATGGCAATGTCTAAACGTTTGTCCAAAGGGAAGGGAACATGACCAATAGCGCTGCTGCAATGAAGGATGCTGTAGAGGTTTCCGTTAGAGATGAACTCCATGACAATCATTAGAGCATTTTCCTCCGTGCAGCAGCCCAGTAGTCTAACAACATTCTTGTGGTTTATTTGAGAGTGCACTATCACCTCCTTGGCAAAGTCCTCTTTCCGGGTCCCATGTATGTATCTCTTTACGGCAACTGAGGAATGATCGTCCAGCGTTCCTTTGTAGACCTGACCAAATGCCCCTTTTCCCAGCATAGTGCTATATCCATTGGTGATGTGTTGTATCTCATTTTCAGTGAAATATCTCAAGCCATAGTTGTTGTCCACTCTTTGAAGCATGATATGTCCATTAGTTTGAAGGAAATCTCTAAGATTGCTCCCTTGGCAATCCATGCCCAAGCCAGCACAATGATGGGAATGCTACAAGTGGTTGCTTGCCTGCATAACAAGGTCAAGCAATGTTACTGTTCATATTTGCAGTATTCTTCTGAGAGGGACTTGTAATACCTAACTGAGCACAAGCACATCGATACATCTTTTTTTTAGGAGGAACATCGATAAATCCTAAGCCAGAATGTTAACTCGGAGTGTAACATAGTGGAGCATTTTAAGAATACATTATCTGAGTCACAACTCACTAGTGTCCAAATTCTAGTAGTATACAGCTTGTTCTCTCAAACATAGTGGAGCATTTTAAGAATACATTATCTgagtcacaactcacaagtgtCCAAATTCTAGTAGTATACAGCTTGTTCTCTCAAAAATCGTTATGTTGGAGGATGTGAGAGCATCTTCAGTAGACTAGTCAAATTCCACCCTCCATATCTTCATTTGGTTATCCACTCTAAAAGATTATTTCTTCATATTTCTGAACACTCTAGCAGACTAGCCAAATCACACTTTTCATCTcatttatctatattttattcctaacggctagtttctccATGTAACTTAGGGttttcaataattttagaaattagtaaatTAGTTTAGATGATTATTCAAgaatttttcctgatttttgcGAATTAAATTTATGCGCTAAAAATTCAAGCGAAGTACAAAAGTAGTCAAATTTGGGgaatttcatttaaaatttgtaagagatttttagttGGAACCAGTTAACATGGGTTctctgttatttattctatgAGCACAAAAATCAGTGTGATTTTAGTTCACTTTTTGAATCTATAAAAGAGGGGAGAAAGGTgaatttttgaaacattttagTCAACTTGCTGCCTTCTCTTCTCCCCCGACGTGCACAGGAGAAGCAATAGCCATGGCGAGTAGGGAGGGGATGCTATTTTTACCGAGCGAGCGAGGCGAGATGGCCAGTCTACAGGGATGCCAAGCTGCATGGCATTGCTGTTGGAGGCCGTTTTCAATTTGACGATGGCGAGCTGCATGGCGTAGCTGCTCGAGCTGCTCTGACATCATCTTAATATGGGAGCTAATAGCTGGTTTTACAATCGAAACTAACTGAAACAGAAACTATTAGTATGGAAGGTGAGTTTTAAGTTTCAAGGCTGAAACTTTGAGTCTCAAAAGGTGAGTTTCAACAAAGATTAATGCAAGGTTTTGAGACTTCTACTCTGCTAGCAGGTTGCAGCAAgtttcaacaaattttcatatATTTGAGCAAGTTTTAAGAGATTCAGGCAAGTTTCAACAACTTCTAAAAAATCACGGCGAGCTTATTTCTGGAACGGGTTCATGGAAATGGAAGAAGCTTCAAGTGAAGTCCCAAGTGAGGAAAATTAGGAAGTTTAAGAGGAATCAAGTTGCAACCATATGTGAAGCGAACGGCGCCCGGAGCAGCTCTTGGCGAAtcagccggccgccaccgctcCGGCACGCCGCCGGCAGCATCCCACGCGCAGCCGCCTTCGCCAATCGGCCAGGAGTGCAGCCATCGTGGCGCCCCGCTCACCGTCTAGGTGTCGCATTCTGCAGCTCCCGTCGAGTGGATTCAGAGCAGCGGAGCGCGGAGAGACGGTGGATCGATGAGAATGCAGCGACGGAGCGAGTCATCGAATTGGGGGTTCTAGAATCGGGGatttccatttcttttttacaatggggatttttttttcttcttacaATCGAATCGGggatttctccttttttttttcttacagtcaatttgtgtttttttttctaacaatCGGATCAGggatttcttttccttttattacTCTCTTAGAGTGGAATTGAGGATTTCTATTTTCTGTTACAAACGAATCAgggatttcttttttttcttccagtcAAATTGGGAtttctccttcttttttttccttacaACTGAATCGgctatttctcttttttattaaaTTCGAATTAGGGATTTCTATTTTTATGTTACAAACGAATAgaagatttcttttttttttcctccagtCAAATTGGGAATTTCCCTTTTTTCCTTACAATTGAATtggcgatttttttttctttcagtcgAATTGGGGGTTTCGGTTTTTCTATTATAAACGAATCGgggatttcttttttttcttccagttAAATTGGGAATTCCCCCTTTTTCCCCTACAATTGAATttgtattttctctttttttcttatagTCAAATTGGGGATTTCTattttatgttacaaatgaATCcggaatttattttttttcttctagtaaAATTGGGAATTTCCCTCTTTTTTCCCTTACAATTGAATTCacgatttctctttttttttacagtcAAATCAGGGATTTCTATTTTTCTGTTACAAACGAAtctgggatttttttttattccagTCAAATTGGGAATTTCCCTTTTTCGTTACAGTTGAATTGgtgatttctcttttttcccttaCAGTTGAATTGGGGGTATCTATTTGTCTGCTACAAACAAATAGGGGATTCTTTTTTTGTTCCAGTTAAATTGGAATTTCCCTCTTTTTCCTTGCAATTGAACTGGcgatttctcttttttcttcttacaGTCGAATTGGGGatttctattttctattacAAACAAATTGgggatttatttattttcttccaGTAAAATTGGGAATTTCCCTATTTTCCTTACAATTGAATTGGcgatttctctctcttttttcttacaGTAGAATTGGGGATTTCTATTTTGCTGCTACAAACGAATCggagatttctttttttttcagtcaAAATGGGAATTTCCCATCTTTTTTCCCCTTACAATTGAATTGGCGATTTCTCTTTTTTAAAGTCAAATTGGGGATTTCTATTTTTCTATGACAAATGAAAATCGGGGATTTCTTTTTGTCTTCCAGTCAAACTGGGAATTTCCTTTATTCCTTACCGTTGAATTGgcgatttctcttttttttatacagTCAAATTGAGGATTTGTATTTTTCTACTACAAATGAAAATCAgggatttctttttttcttccagtCAAATTGCTTTTTTTTGTTACAATTGAATTGgcgatttctctttttttcttacaaTGGAATTGGGGATTTCACTTTTTTCCTTACAATCAAATTGGGGGTTTCCAAATCGCggatttgttttataaacacaAAGAAAACATTTAGTCTAGCTGCAATCTGGTAGCTCAACTTTTGTGCCAAATTGCCTCGCCGACTAGGAACTCATCACGTCTGCCAAGAATGCTTGCAGTTTGATTGTAGTCCAATGATTAATGGAGAGAAATTGCTTTTGGTCTAAAACAGCTACCCGATGATGAGCGGCGACGGTGGGCAGGCAGCGATGAGAATTGTACGGGACGAACTAGACAAATGACTTTCTTCTTCACctcatctctctcttcttctttttttattttttttttaaaaaaaacagatcTCCCACTTTTTCTTTGTTCTCTCCCttcttttcctcctccacctctactTTTCGATCCCCTTGGATCCTCCGTTGATCCGATGCTATAAGTTCATTCCCGGATTAATCAACTTATTCACAGGATGAACATGATATGATATTGagcgaaagaaaaaaagaagaaacaaatcgGTCCCCAAAGCCAAATTCGCACGCAAGAAACaaaaacatgaagaagaagacacaGACAATTCAAGACATGGATGCTATGGTATTGAGCGAAAGCACAAGCACCGACCTgtcgtccgccgccgccgccgccgctaggCTTACAGATCGCAGACGGTCGTACGCGCACG includes:
- the LOC133926705 gene encoding uncharacterized protein LOC133926705 isoform X1; the encoded protein is MDCQGSNLRDFLQTNGHIMLQRVDNNYGLRYFTENEIQHITNGYSTMLGKGAFGQVYKGTLDDHSSVAVKRYIHGTRKEDFAKEVIVHSQINHKNVVRLLGCCTEENALMIVMEFISNGNLYSILHCSSAIGHVPFPLDKRLDIAIEVAEVLWCMHSMYSPVLHGDIKPENILLDENLTPKISDFGIARLLCANGAQHTINIIGSIGYLDPAYCESGILTPKSDVYSFGVVLLEIITRKKAVDGTIILTQCFNGALEKGEDVLHMFDAEINDAKNMKFLRDIGKLAAECLRRDAKMRPEMIEVAISLRMIRNALQGEQGNPSPINSISSKKVGSAAHQFGNLNIFEEDEMKKMTRNYSMAFRVELREHLYNGVLGNGHPVIVEQLRTRSETDREMFLKTMSILSRKNHRNVVNVVGFHLGKSVSECVYESCSELSQSNNGSLSFSNRNLYETICSTEKLPLHLRLLIAVQCAEGLVHIHSYAAENPDLCGASLLGNFRSANIFLDRNFVPKVFNANLSTFLGLSVMQRTNIFAFHIHDHGSERYYLDPSNVSGQLFNPKSDVYSFGVVLLELITWKTVRYMSAGTAHILTTDFLDTYRSNRNAIDIFGKVYDEQGRCFLHEAIAIAIECLQLDLQKRPEISDVLSRLRIIASAQSIRSKLTVGRNNEPSHVTAPTPVNDTAKTLPTALSNISLEELNKITRNFSSDILIGQGSYARVFIGVLRDGRECAVKNLYPTEKIQVQVPTILGMCKHDNVVQLLGYYVKGDTRILAYEYASRGSLHDILHGKRVVKGAQPGPPLSWLQRVKIAISAAKGLEFLHEKAKPPVIHTNIKSSNIFLFDDDVAKIGDLGVSKELTPNRDDFYGYDRIRPQYGFGYEAPECVMGGEYRKKSDIYSFGVVLLELLTGRTVGDPPPPHRQQNLVTWAIPRLSEDKVKQCIDPRLGGEYPPKAVAKMAAVAALCLQYEADFRPEMSIVVKALCPLLYRKEYSSQHS
- the LOC133926705 gene encoding uncharacterized protein LOC133926705 isoform X2; protein product: MDCQGSNLRDFLQTNGHIMLQRVDNNYGLRYFTENEIQHITNGYSTMLGKGAFGQVYKGTLDDHSSVAVKRYIHGTRKEDFAKEVIVHSQINHKNVVRLLGCCTEENALMIVMEFISNGNLYSILHCSSAIGHVPFPLDKRLDIAIEVAEVLWCMHSMYSPVLHGDIKPENILLDENLTPKISDFGIARLLCANGAQHTINIIGSIGYLDPAYCESGILTPKSDVYSFGVVLLEIITRKKAVDGTIILTQCFNGALEKGEDVLHMFDAEINDAKNMKFLRDIGKLAAECLRRDAKMRPEMIEVAISLRMIRNALQGEQGNPSPINSISSKKVGSAAHQFGNLNIFEEDEMKKMTRNYSMAFRVELREHLYNGVLGNGHPVIVEQLRTRSETDREMFLKTMSILSRKNHRNVVNVVGFHLGKSVSECVYESCSELSQSNNGSLSFSNRNLYETICSTEKLPLHLRLLIAVQCAEGLVHIHSYAAENPDLCGASLLGNFRSANIFLDRNFVPKVFNANLSTFLGLSVMQRTNIFAFHIHDHGSERYYLDPSNVSGQLFNPKSDVYSFGVVLLELITWKTVRYMSAGTAHILTTDFLDTYRSNRNAIDIFGKVYDEQGRCFLHEAIAIAIECLQLDLQKRPEISDVLSRLRIIASAQSIRSKLTVGRNNEPSHVTAPTPVNDTAKTLPTALSNISLEELNKITRNFSSDILIGQGSYARVFIGVLRDGRECAVKNLYPTEKIQVQVPTILGMCKHDNVVQLLGYYVKGDTRILAYEYASRGSLHDILHGKRVVKGAQPGPPLSWLQRVKIAISAAKGLEFLHEKAKPPVIHTNIKSSNIFLFDDDVAKIGDLGVSKELTPNRDDFYGYDRIRPQCVMGGEYRKKSDIYSFGVVLLELLTGRTVGDPPPPHRQQNLVTWAIPRLSEDKVKQCIDPRLGGEYPPKAVAKMAAVAALCLQYEADFRPEMSIVVKALCPLLYRKEYSSQHS